One segment of Brassica napus cultivar Da-Ae chromosome C3, Da-Ae, whole genome shotgun sequence DNA contains the following:
- the BNAC03G51920D gene encoding uncharacterized protein BNAC03G51920D: MRDSRTSSSEMTAWCSAVVLLSLILLLSVRENNASGSPRGSQFSEKTCEDIYVVGEGETLHTIDDKCGDPFIAERNPHIHDPDDVFPGLVIRIAPFYFPRKV; the protein is encoded by the coding sequence ATGAGAGATTCAAGAACATCATCTTCAGAGATGACCGCTTGGTGTTCTGCTGTTGTGTTGTTGTCTTTAATACTTTTGTTATCAGTTCGTGAGAACAACGCTTCCGGTTCACCTAGAGGGTCTCAATTCTCAGAGAAAACTTGCGAAGATATTTATGTCGTGGGAGAAGGAGAAACGCTTCACACCATCGACGATAAATGCGGCGACCCTTTTATAGCTGAGAGAAACCCGCATATCCATGACCCGGATGACGTCTTCCCGGGTCTTGTTATCAGGATCGCACCCTTTTACTTCCCCAGGAAAGtgtaa